TTCGCCGAGGACAAGGACATCGCCTACCCCCAGGCCGAGTTCACGCAGTCCGTCACCGGCTTCGACGGCGGCTACGAAGTCACCGTCATCGCCGACACGCTCATGCGCGACGTCTGCCTGTTCCCCGACCGCCTCGCCGCCGACGCGACCGTGGACTTCGCCCTCGTGACGCTGCTGCCCGGCGAGTCGGCCACGTTCACCGTCGAGACGGAGGCCAGGCTCCAGCCGGGCGATCTGACGTCGGCTCCGGTACTGCACTGGATCGAGTGAGCCGCAGGTCACAAGGCCTTAGATACAAGCTTGGACGCATGCTAGTGTCGCCGGCGTGACACCTGCCAAGTACACCGCGCCCGGCGCTGCCGACCGCGCGTACCGGCTCACGAAGGAGCTCGTCCTCACCGGCGAGCTCCCCGGTGGGCACCTGTTCAGCGAAGGGGAGATCGCCGAGCGGCTCGGGGTGAGCCGCACGCCCGTGCGGGAGGCGTTCCTGCGCCTGCAGGTCGAGGGGTTCCTCAACCTGATCCCGAAGCGCGGCGCCGTGGTGGTGCCCGTGCCGCCGGGCGAGGCCGAGGACGTGCTCGACGCGCGGGAGGCCGTGGAGGGCGCGGCCGTGCGCCGCCTCGTGCGCCGGCCCGACCTCATCCCGGACACGCTGGAGCAGCTGCGCGGGGTGCTGGACACCCAGCGCGGCCACGCGGACTCCGGCGATCTGCACGGGTTCGCCGAGGCCGACGAACTGTTCCACCGCACCATCGTCGCGGCCGGCGGCAACGCGTTGCTGCTCGACTTCTACGCCACGCTGGCCGATCGCCAGCGCCGGATGAACGTGCACGCCCTGCGCCCGATCCCGGACGTGCTGCCCGTGGTGCTGCGCGAACACGAGGACCTGCTCGGCATCATCGAGCGCGCCGACGGCGACGCGTTCGGCCCCGCGCTGCGCGCCCACCTGGATCTGGTGCACCGCCGATGACCGCCACTGCCGAAAGCACGCCGCTCCCCCGCGAAACCACCGCGCGCCCGGCCTGGTTCGGCGCCGCCGGCGCGGTGTTCGTGGTCGGCTGGGGCGGCAACCAGTTCACTCCGCTCCTGGTGATGTACAAGGAAGCCGGCTACTCCACCTTCACCGTCGACGCGCTGCTGGGCGCATATGTGGTCGGACTGGTGCCGGGTCTGCTGCTCTCGGGCGGACTGTCCAATCGCTACGGTCGCCGACCCGTGATGCTCGCCGGCACCGTGCTGTCACTGCTCGCGAGCGTGCTGATCGCGCTCGGCCCGGAAGGCGCCGGCTGGATCGCGGCGGGCCGGTTCCTCACCGGCGTGGCCGTGGCGGCCGCGATGGCCGTGGGCTCCACGTGGATCAAGGAGCTCGCCGACGCCGACCCGCGCGGCGCGGCCGACCTCGGCACCCGGCGCGCGGCCCTGTGCCTCACGCTCGGGCTCGGCATCGGCCCCGGCGCCGCGGGAGTGCTCGCGCAGTGGGGGCCGTGGCCGATGGTGCTGCCGTTCGCCGTCCACATCGGACTCGCGCTGGTGGCCTTGCCGTTCATCCCGCGCAGCCCCGAAACACTGGGCGTCGAAAGCCGCAAGCCGGCGCTGAGCCGGCTGCCCGTGACGACCCGGCACCCGCGGTTCCGCCGGATCATCCTGCCGATGGCGCCGTGGATCTTCGGCTCGTGCGGTGTCGCGTACGCGATCATGCCGCAATTGGTGCAGGACAAACTCGGTTCGTGGTCACTCGCCTACTCAACGCTGCTGACGGTGTGCGCGATCGGCGCGGGCGTCGGCATCCAGCCGATCGCCAAACGCGTGGACCGAACCACCAGCGCCCGCGCGGTGCTCACCGGAATGGCCGTGATGTGCACTGGTCTGATCCTCGCCGCCGTGGCCGCGGATCTGCGTTCGCCGTGGCTCGCGCTGCTCACGGCCGTGGTGCTCGGGACCGCGTACGGGATCGTCGTGGTGTCCGGGCTGCTGGAGCTGCAACGGCTCGCGCGGCCCGAGGAAATCGCCCAGCTGACCGGCGTCTACTACGCGCTGGCCTACATCGGCTTCCTGCTGCCGTCGCTGCTCGCGGCGCTCAGCGGCTTCGCGAGCTACCCGATGCTGCTCGGCTGCCTCGCCGTGATCGCGCTCGCGGGGACACTGACGGTTGCCCGAAACTCCCGCAGTCACCTTCCCGTGACCTGAGCGGGAATTCGCTTCACCGACAAATGGGACACCGATTCCGGGCATTACGGAAATGGTGTCCCATTTGCGTGGATATCTTCACCACTATTGTCGCTTGTGGATCGTCGAGGTGCGCGAAATAGTTCTCCGGCATGGGAAATCGGGCCGGCACGACCGTGCTCGATTTCGTCGGGGCCGGTAACTTTCGAACCCTTCGAGAAGGAAGTGGGAGCTGCACATGCGGCGTTCCTCGCGATCCGTTCGCGCGCTCGTCATAGCCGCGACAGGCGGTCTGGCACTGGCCGGGGTCACCCAGCTCGGCAGTCAGGCCGCCGTCGCCGCGCCCACCGCTCAGGCGAGCAGCGCACCGCAATCGGTGATCGTGGTCCTCAAGGACCAGCTGCCCGACGCGCCGGCCACCAAAGCGGCTTCGGGCACCCGGCGGGCCAAGGCGACCCAGCAGCAGGAGTCGGTGCTGGCCAAGCTGGCCGGCACAGCGCCGGCCAAGGTCAAGCACTTCGCTCTGGGCAACGCATTCTCCGCCACGGTGACGCCGGACCAGGCGGCGCAGCTGGCGGCCGACCCGGCCGTGGCGCAGGTGCTGCCGGACAGCAAGGTCACGCTGCCCGACGCGAACCCGGCCAAGTCGGCCGACGCCGGTGCTCCCAAGGCGGGCGGCGGCACGGCGCAGAACCAGGACCCGAACGCGATCTGCCCGACCGACCCGGCGAAGCCGTTGCTGGAGCCCGAGGCGCTGACCTCGATCCACGCGTACAGCACCGACGGCTCCAAGGCCGCTTCAGACCTCGCCGACGGTTCGGGCGTGAAGGTCGCGTTCCTCGCGGACAACATGGACCCGAACTACGCGGACTTCATCCGTCCCGACGGTTCCCACGTGTTCTCCGACTACCAGGACTTCTCCGGCGACGGTCCCGCCACGACCGAGTCCGGCGCCGAGGCCTTCGGTGACGCGTCGTCCATCGCAGCGCAGGGCGTGGTGGTGCACGACCTGTCGAAGTTCGTGAACGAGAAGCACCCGCTGCCCGCGGGCTGCAACATCGTGGTCAAGGGCGTTTCGCCGGGCGCGAGCCTGGTGGGGCTCAACGTGTTCGGCTCCACCGCCACGAACTCCGCGGTGCTGCAGGCGATCGACTACGCGGTGACCGTGGACCACGTCGACGTGATCAACGAGTCGCTGGGCCTGAACCAGTACCCGGACGCGAGCTCGCGCAACCTGTTCCAGGTGTTCAACGACGAGGCCGTGGCCGCGGGCGTCACCGTCACCGCCTCCAGCGGCGACGCGGGCATCACCTCGACTATCGGCAGCCCGGCCACCGACCCGCTGGTGATCTCCGCCGGCGCGACCACGGACAACCGGCTCTACGCGCAGACCACCTACGCGGCTTTCCCGTTCTCCAACGGGAAGTGGACGAGCGACAACATCTCCGCGCTGTCGTCGTCCGGCATCACGCAGAACGGGCGCACCATCGATCTGGTCGCCCCGGGTGAGGGCAACTGGGCCGACTGCGCGCCCGCGTATGCCGAATGCCGCGACTTCAAGACCGTGCCGCAGCCGACGGACCTCGAGTCCTTCGGTGGCACCAGCGAGTCGGCCCCGCTGACCGCGGGTGTCGCCGCGCTGGTGATCCAGGCCTACCGCGGCACACACCACGGCGCATCGCCGACGCCCGCGCAGGTGAAGCAGTTCATCACCGGCACCACGCGCGACCTCGGCCTGCCCGCCGACGAGCAGGGCTCCGGTCTGCTCGACGCGCGCGCGGCCGTGGAGGCGGCGCTGACCTCGCCCGGCACGTCCGGTGCCCCGGCGGGTGTCTCGTCGAACATCGCCCTGTCGGCCGACCAGCTCACGCTGGAAGGCGCGCCGGGCAGCACGCAGAACGCCACGGTCAACGTGACCAACGTCGGCACCAAGCCGCTCACGGTCACGGCGGGCACGCGCTCGCTCGCGCCGCTTTCGGCGCAGACGCAGACCACCGCGTTCGACTCGACGAAGCTGCCGACGTTCCCGTACTACAACGGCACGGACTGGGCGTACAAGAAGGTCACCTTCTCCGTGCCCGCCGGTGCGCAGCGCCTGCTCGCCCGGATGGCGTGGCAGGGCAGCCCGAAGACGGTGAACGGCCAGTCGGTGACGCCGGTCGTGCGCGTGTCGCTGCTGGCGCCGGACGGCACGTTCGTGGCCAACAGCCGCCCGCAGGGTGGCGCGGCCACGGCGAACTACGCCAACGTGGACGTCACGCGCCCGGTCGCGGGCACGTGGACCGCGGTGCTGTACTCGGCGGGCGGCCCGACGGGCTACACCGGCGACATCCAGCTCGCCACCTCCACCCAGCGGGCCATCCCGTACGGCCAGGTCTCCCCGGCCGTGCTGTCGCTGAAGCCGGGCCAGACCAAGCCGGTCAAGGTGTCGCTGCAGACCCCGGCGAGCGGAGGCGACGCGGACTACTCGATCACGTTCGGCAGCTCCGACGGCCACCAGACCACGGTGTCGGCCGTGCTGCGCGCGCTGGTCCCGACCAAGAACGGCAAGGGTTCCTTCGGCGGCACGATCACGGGCGGCAACGCGCGGGCGGTCTCGCCGGCGCAGACGTTCAGCTACGAGTTCGACGTGCCCAAGGGCAAGAAGGACCTCGACGTCGCGGTGAAGCTGCAGGACCCGGGCACGGTCGTCGACGGTGTGCTCGTGGACCCGAACGGTGAGCTCGCCGACGTGAACAGCAACGTGTTCCTCAGCTCCGCGACCCAGCTGTCGCAGGGCACCACGTTGCAGCTCACGGACGCGAACCCGCTGCCGGGCCGCTGGCACTTCGTGGTCGTGGTGCAGAACCCGGTGACGGGCAAGCAGATCGAGCAGCCGTTCACCGGCACGGTGGGCTTCGACCAGGTCGTGGTGAGCGCTCCGGCGCTGCCGAACTCGGCCTCGAAGAAGCTGGCCGCCGGCCAGGCCGTGAAGGTGCCGGTGACGGTGCGCAACACGGGCGTCGAGCCGATCGCGATCGGCGTGGACGCGCGGACGAACGCGCAGCAGACCCTGCAGCCGCAGCCCATCCAGGGATCGACCGAGGTCGACCTGCCCGAGTTCAACGCCAACGCGCCGGTGTACTCGATCCCGCCGGACACGAGCAAGTTCACCGTCGCGACGTCGTCCTCGGTGCCGGCTCAGGTGGAGCTCCAGGGTTCCGCCGCGGGCATCGACGTGCTCGGCGACCTGAAGGCCGCGCAGGCCGGCAGCACCGTGTCCGTCGCGACGATCGGCGAGAAGCAGGGCTACGTCACGAAGGGCATCTGGTTCGCCGACGTGCAGGAGATCGGTCCGTTCGGCCCCTCGGGCGCCCCGGCCGGCCACGCCTCCTACACGGCGTCGATCAAGACGGCGGGCTTCGACTCCGCGGTGACCTCGTCCACCGGCGACCCGTACGACCAGTCCGTGGACCCCAACGGCACGGGCGGCACGCCGCTGCTCGTCCAGCCGGGCCAGACGGTGACCGTCACCGTGACGATCACGCCTTCGGGCAAACGCGGCGCGTCGGTGGCCGGCCACCTCAACCTGGTGACCGTCCCGACCCTCCCGACCGGCGCGACGGGCCTCCCGCAGGTCGGCACCGGTGAGGTGATCGCAACGCTGCCGTACAGCTACAAGATCGGCTGAGTGTCGCAGTAGGACAACCGGGCTGTCAGTCCTTTTCGGACTGGCGGCCCGGTTTTCTTTTGCTCACCGCAGGTGCCGGATCACTCCGCTGATCCGGCGGTTTTGCGCCGGTTGGCATTGAAGCGCGCCTTCTTCTGACGATTGCCGCACGTGTTCATGTCACACCACCTGCGGGTGCGGCTTTGGCTGGTGTCGAAGAAGGCGGCCTGGCAGGTCGGCGACGCACACAAGGCCAGTTTTCCGTCTCGTTCGCCGGCGAGGATGCTGATCGCGTCGGCGGCGATCACGCTGAGAGCGTCTTCCACGCAGGAAGCCGAGCCGAGCTGCCATCGCCGCTTGCCTTCGGGTGTCAGGATGGCCGCGGCCCGGCCCTGAGCGCTGCGGTCATTGATGACTTGCACTGCGGATGCAGGAAGCGCGTCCTGGATCGCAGCCGCGGTCGCGGCGGCGTGAATCGACTCCCTCAGTTCCCGGGCGAGGTCGAGCTGGGCGGTGGTGCAGGAGTCCACGGCGAGGCCGCTCACCGCCAGCCAGTCGACAAGTCGCTGCGGCGTGGGAATGCGCTCCACCGCGTCGCCATGACGCTCCGACAGAGTCCCCGTGAAGCTCGTCGCCAGCACGGTACCGAGGCGAAAGTCGGGGAACTCGGCACGCATGGAACCAGCTTAGCAGGTTGCGCTCGGGCATCGAGGCCTGCTAGAACCATCTAAGCCGGTTCCGCACTGACCAGGAGGACTCATGCGCCGTCTGACCAGCGACGTGCAAGCATTCGAAGCCCACGCACCGGACGCCGACCTCGACGACCTGCGGGCGCGACTGGCCGCGGCGCGGCTGCCGGAGGCCGAGACGGTCCATCGCGCCGCGCCCGGTCCGCGCCGATGGGACCAGGGCGTTCCTCTCGCCGACCTCGTCGAGGTCGTGGACTACTGGCGCACCGGGTACGACTGGCGGTCGTTCGAGGAGCGGCTGAACCGGATCGGCCAGTTCCGCACGACCATCGACGAGCTGGGAATCCACTTCCTGCACCGCCGATCCGCGCGCGCGGACGCCACTCCGCTGATCTTGACGCACGGGTGGCCGGACAGCATTGCCCGGTTCATCGATGCGGTGGACGAGCTGGCAGATCCTAAAGATGCGGACGCGCCGGCGTTCCACGTCGTCGTCCCGTCGCTACCGGGCTTCGGTTACAGCGACAAGCCGGCCACCACCGGGTGGGGAACCGAAAAGATCGCGGCCGCCTGGGTGGAACTGATGGGCCGGCTCGGCTACCGCGAGTTCGCCGCCCACGGTGGCGACTGGGGAGGCAATATCACCACGGTTCTCGGCGGCCGGTTCCCGGAGCACGTTCTCGGCATCCACACGACGTTCGCGGAGGGACCGCCCGGGCTGACCACGGACGGGCTGACGGCGGTCGAACGCGAGTGGATCGAGGAAACCCGCGATTTCTGGCGCCACCGCGGGGCGTACGCGAAGCAGCAGGCGACCCGGCCGCAGACCATCGGCTACTCGCTCGTCGACTCACCGGTCGGGCTTCTTGCCTGGATCCTGGACAAGTTCGCCGAGTGGTCGGACACCGAAGACAGCCCGTTCGAGACGATTTCCCGAGACCGAATTCTCGACGACGTCACCCTGTATTGGCTGACGCGGACCGGTGCGTCGGCGGCCCGCATTTACTACGAAAGCCACAACTCGCTCGATCCCGAACTTCGGGTCGACGTCCCGTCGGCACTCACGATGTATCCCCGCGACGTCGAGAAGTGTCCGCGCCCCTGGGCACAGGAGCGGTACCGGCAGATCGTCCGTTGGAAGTCGCCCGAACTCGGCGGACATTTCCCGTCGCTGGAGGTTCCCGGGTATTTCGTCAAAGATCTCCAAGAAGGCCTCGCGGCAGTGCTGGCCGCCCATCGGTGAACCCGGCCGGTTTCTCTCAGCCGGTCGCCGCGGCGTGACAGGCACCGAAGCCTTCGGCGCGGCGCACCACACGCCCGGAAGTGATCCGCACAGCCGTTTCCGTCGCGTCGCTCACCGCCGAAACCCCGGCCGCCGACGCGACCGCGCCCGAGTCGTCGCGCAGCACCTTCAGGCGCGGCCAGGTCGAGACCGGGAATGCCCGGCGCAAGTGACCACGCAGCTCGGCCAGCGCGAGGTGCGTCAACGGCGCCAGCTCCGGCGCCGAACCCGTCACCACGGCGACCGTCACGGCAGAGTCCTGCGGTACGGCCCGGACGGCCTCCTCCGCGGCGGAAAGCCGGTGCAGCCCGAGAATCGCGACCACGCCGTCGCCGGACAGGTCGGCCGGCTCCGACCGCAGTGAGTCGAAGGCCGCGGGCGGCAGCCAAGGCTCGTCCACCGGCTGCGCGTGCGCCACGATCGGCGGCACCGCGGGCCACGTATCGGCCAACCCCAGCGCGGGCAGGACTTCGCAGGCACGCACGACGTTGAACGGCTCACCGAACCCCGGCGCGGCCGCGGCGAGACCCGTGGCACCGTGCAACGTGGTCAGCGCCAGTTCGGCGACGCGCACGAGGCGGCCGGCGGACGGGGCCAGGCGCTCGAGCGCCAGGCCGAGGACGACGGCTTCGAAGCGCAGGAGCTGGGCGTACGGGCGGTGGGTGAGCTCGTCGGCGAGGATCTCCGGCCCGAGGTCCACGCCGAGGCGCGAGCCGGGGTCGGTGGCGAGCGGCAGGCGGGCGACCCAGGCGCGGGCGAGGGCGCCCAGGGCTTCCGCGGCGGTGAGGCCCGGGTCCGAAGCCGGGGGCTCGGCGGCGACCCGCTCGGCCTCCTCCGCGAGCACGGCGAAGTACAGCGCGCGCTTGCCGGGGAAGTTCGAGTAGACGGCGCCGCGCGTGAGCTCGGCGCGTTCGGCGATCACGTCGATCTTCGCCTCGCGGAAGCCGCGCTCGGTGAACTCGTCACGCGCGGCGGCGAGCACCTTCGCGCGGTTGAGCTCCTGCGCCTCCGCTCTGGTCAGCCGGGCCATCGTCCTCCTCGAGCTCCCGTACTGGTCACGATAGCGCCGGTGTACATATGATGAGACCATCTGATTTCATCATCCAGAATGAGGAGCACCGGTGACCGACGTGCCCGAGATCGAC
The sequence above is a segment of the Amycolatopsis sp. 2-15 genome. Coding sequences within it:
- a CDS encoding GntR family transcriptional regulator, yielding MTPAKYTAPGAADRAYRLTKELVLTGELPGGHLFSEGEIAERLGVSRTPVREAFLRLQVEGFLNLIPKRGAVVVPVPPGEAEDVLDAREAVEGAAVRRLVRRPDLIPDTLEQLRGVLDTQRGHADSGDLHGFAEADELFHRTIVAAGGNALLLDFYATLADRQRRMNVHALRPIPDVLPVVLREHEDLLGIIERADGDAFGPALRAHLDLVHRR
- a CDS encoding MFS transporter; this encodes MTATAESTPLPRETTARPAWFGAAGAVFVVGWGGNQFTPLLVMYKEAGYSTFTVDALLGAYVVGLVPGLLLSGGLSNRYGRRPVMLAGTVLSLLASVLIALGPEGAGWIAAGRFLTGVAVAAAMAVGSTWIKELADADPRGAADLGTRRAALCLTLGLGIGPGAAGVLAQWGPWPMVLPFAVHIGLALVALPFIPRSPETLGVESRKPALSRLPVTTRHPRFRRIILPMAPWIFGSCGVAYAIMPQLVQDKLGSWSLAYSTLLTVCAIGAGVGIQPIAKRVDRTTSARAVLTGMAVMCTGLILAAVAADLRSPWLALLTAVVLGTAYGIVVVSGLLELQRLARPEEIAQLTGVYYALAYIGFLLPSLLAALSGFASYPMLLGCLAVIALAGTLTVARNSRSHLPVT
- a CDS encoding S8 family serine peptidase — its product is MRRSSRSVRALVIAATGGLALAGVTQLGSQAAVAAPTAQASSAPQSVIVVLKDQLPDAPATKAASGTRRAKATQQQESVLAKLAGTAPAKVKHFALGNAFSATVTPDQAAQLAADPAVAQVLPDSKVTLPDANPAKSADAGAPKAGGGTAQNQDPNAICPTDPAKPLLEPEALTSIHAYSTDGSKAASDLADGSGVKVAFLADNMDPNYADFIRPDGSHVFSDYQDFSGDGPATTESGAEAFGDASSIAAQGVVVHDLSKFVNEKHPLPAGCNIVVKGVSPGASLVGLNVFGSTATNSAVLQAIDYAVTVDHVDVINESLGLNQYPDASSRNLFQVFNDEAVAAGVTVTASSGDAGITSTIGSPATDPLVISAGATTDNRLYAQTTYAAFPFSNGKWTSDNISALSSSGITQNGRTIDLVAPGEGNWADCAPAYAECRDFKTVPQPTDLESFGGTSESAPLTAGVAALVIQAYRGTHHGASPTPAQVKQFITGTTRDLGLPADEQGSGLLDARAAVEAALTSPGTSGAPAGVSSNIALSADQLTLEGAPGSTQNATVNVTNVGTKPLTVTAGTRSLAPLSAQTQTTAFDSTKLPTFPYYNGTDWAYKKVTFSVPAGAQRLLARMAWQGSPKTVNGQSVTPVVRVSLLAPDGTFVANSRPQGGAATANYANVDVTRPVAGTWTAVLYSAGGPTGYTGDIQLATSTQRAIPYGQVSPAVLSLKPGQTKPVKVSLQTPASGGDADYSITFGSSDGHQTTVSAVLRALVPTKNGKGSFGGTITGGNARAVSPAQTFSYEFDVPKGKKDLDVAVKLQDPGTVVDGVLVDPNGELADVNSNVFLSSATQLSQGTTLQLTDANPLPGRWHFVVVVQNPVTGKQIEQPFTGTVGFDQVVVSAPALPNSASKKLAAGQAVKVPVTVRNTGVEPIAIGVDARTNAQQTLQPQPIQGSTEVDLPEFNANAPVYSIPPDTSKFTVATSSSVPAQVELQGSAAGIDVLGDLKAAQAGSTVSVATIGEKQGYVTKGIWFADVQEIGPFGPSGAPAGHASYTASIKTAGFDSAVTSSTGDPYDQSVDPNGTGGTPLLVQPGQTVTVTVTITPSGKRGASVAGHLNLVTVPTLPTGATGLPQVGTGEVIATLPYSYKIG
- a CDS encoding CGNR zinc finger domain-containing protein is translated as MRAEFPDFRLGTVLATSFTGTLSERHGDAVERIPTPQRLVDWLAVSGLAVDSCTTAQLDLARELRESIHAAATAAAIQDALPASAVQVINDRSAQGRAAAILTPEGKRRWQLGSASCVEDALSVIAADAISILAGERDGKLALCASPTCQAAFFDTSQSRTRRWCDMNTCGNRQKKARFNANRRKTAGSAE
- a CDS encoding epoxide hydrolase family protein; translated protein: MRRLTSDVQAFEAHAPDADLDDLRARLAAARLPEAETVHRAAPGPRRWDQGVPLADLVEVVDYWRTGYDWRSFEERLNRIGQFRTTIDELGIHFLHRRSARADATPLILTHGWPDSIARFIDAVDELADPKDADAPAFHVVVPSLPGFGYSDKPATTGWGTEKIAAAWVELMGRLGYREFAAHGGDWGGNITTVLGGRFPEHVLGIHTTFAEGPPGLTTDGLTAVEREWIEETRDFWRHRGAYAKQQATRPQTIGYSLVDSPVGLLAWILDKFAEWSDTEDSPFETISRDRILDDVTLYWLTRTGASAARIYYESHNSLDPELRVDVPSALTMYPRDVEKCPRPWAQERYRQIVRWKSPELGGHFPSLEVPGYFVKDLQEGLAAVLAAHR
- a CDS encoding TetR/AcrR family transcriptional regulator → MARLTRAEAQELNRAKVLAAARDEFTERGFREAKIDVIAERAELTRGAVYSNFPGKRALYFAVLAEEAERVAAEPPASDPGLTAAEALGALARAWVARLPLATDPGSRLGVDLGPEILADELTHRPYAQLLRFEAVVLGLALERLAPSAGRLVRVAELALTTLHGATGLAAAAPGFGEPFNVVRACEVLPALGLADTWPAVPPIVAHAQPVDEPWLPPAAFDSLRSEPADLSGDGVVAILGLHRLSAAEEAVRAVPQDSAVTVAVVTGSAPELAPLTHLALAELRGHLRRAFPVSTWPRLKVLRDDSGAVASAAGVSAVSDATETAVRITSGRVVRRAEGFGACHAAATG